The following coding sequences are from one Haliotis asinina isolate JCU_RB_2024 chromosome 3, JCU_Hal_asi_v2, whole genome shotgun sequence window:
- the LOC137278737 gene encoding uncharacterized protein, with translation MSDNTIIAIVIVVAVVVLAVVMIVMLCQKSKAEAENKLNARRRQQRRNSRMIGRAFSHKYFNPFGEAKTHPDSHSNSHSHNNDDNNGDSAISDHGQTVEESPVFVVDNVSESRGSLGNVHNPTDSRHPHRIIATHPVPRSHKTVTHTLQVPTLPEYAPLSTSGELERYDYVPQPLPPIDAAPQQGRYNNPNESRGNEH, from the coding sequence ATGTCTGACAATACCATTATTGCTATTGTGATTGTTGTCGCTGTCGTCGTGCTTGCTGTCGTCATGATAGTGATGCTGTGCCAAAAGTCAAAGGCGGAAGCAGAAAATAAGTTGAACGCGAGAAGACGACAGCAAAGACGGAATTCCCGGATGATTGGCCGAGCCttctcccacaagtacttcaaCCCCTTCGGTGAAGCGAAGACTCACCCAGACAGTCATagcaacagtcacagtcacaacaaTGACGACAACAATGGCGACAGCGCTATTTCTGACCATGGACAGACTGTGGAAGAATCACCTGTATTTGTTGTAGACAATGTTTCAGAATCTCGTGGTAGTCTGGGAAACGTGCATAATCCCACTGACAGTAGACACCCCCACAGAATCATCGCAACCCATCCGGTACCCAGGTCTCACAAAACCGTCACTCACACCTTGCAGGTTCCCACTCTACCCGAATACGCTCCGCTGTCCACTTCCGGTGAGCTGGAAAGATATGACTACGTTCCCCAGCCTCTACCGCCCATCGATGCTGCCCCTCAACAAGGACGGTACAACAATCCAAACGAAAGCAGGGGGAACGAGCATTGA